One Setaria viridis chromosome 3, Setaria_viridis_v4.0, whole genome shotgun sequence DNA window includes the following coding sequences:
- the LOC117848007 gene encoding uncharacterized protein, translating into MQLSARLLRVLAILLVALPTRSAVHAANDTEAVGAAGHDDDRPSPPCSPADRAALLGFKAGVAADTTGILATWAGNDCCGAWEGVTCDAATGRVVALQLEAPPPKSRHYMQGALSPSLAGLEFLQALVIRDMGRIGGAIPAAMSRLTRLRELYLEGNMLAGAIPGSLGKLGSLQYLSLAGNRLDGQLPPELGAVSGLEQINVARNSLSGAVPPSYKNLSRLAYLDMSNNLLSGAVPGFIGQFKNLALLDLSNNSFSGEIPASLCTLHSLTDLSLSHNKLGGQIPPQMGSLRSLNSLAMDDNMFVGSIPASFLGLQKLWYMNLSRNGLSGPLPTGIRNALPSLVSMDLSHNHLIGDIDQFFRSLSTAINDVKHSNNPSQIVLPQKLEHLDLSENRITGALPDFARGAGLKWLDISSNAIGGQIPISISKLSNLERLDISRNRVRGIIPASMAEMVHLQWLDLSSNALVGRIPDNFTRLTSVRHASFRRNKLCGQIPQVKPFNLFHAAAYAHNLCLCGKPLPPCRKI; encoded by the coding sequence ATGCAGCTTTCTGCAAGGCTCCTGCGTGTTCTTGCCATTCTCCTTGTCGCCCTGCCGACGCGCTCCGCGGTCCATGCGGCAAATGATACCGAAGCCGTCGGCGCGGCGGGGCACGACGACGACAGGCCGTCCCcgccgtgctcgccggcggACCGGGCCGCGCTGCTCGGCTTCAAGGCCGGCGTCGCCGCGGACACCACGGGCATCCTTGCCACGTGGGCCGGGAACGACTGCTGCGGCGCATGGGAGGGCGTGACCTGCGACGCCGCCACGGGGAGGGTCGTGGCGCTGCAGctggaggcgccgccgcccaagtcGCGCCACTACATGCAGGGAGCCCTGTCCCCGTCCCTCGCCGGCCTCGAGTTCCTGCAGGCCTTGGTGATCCGCGACATGGGCAGGATCGGCGGCGCCATCCCGGCGGCCATGTCGCGGCTGACGCGCCTCAGGGAGCTCTACCTTGAGGGCAACATGCTCGCCGGGGCCATCCCGGGGAGCCTCGGCAAGCTGGGCTCCCTCCAGTACCTGTCGCTCGCCGGCAACCGCCTCGACGGGCagctgccgccggagctcgggGCCGTCTCCGGCTTGGAGCAGATCAACGTCGCCCGGAACAGCCTCTCCGGCGCCGTGCCTCCGAGCTACAAGAATCTTTCGAGGCTGGCGTACCTTGATATGAGCAACAACCTCTTGTCTGGTGCCGTGCCCGGGTTTATCGGTCAGTTCAAGAACCTCGCCTTGCTTGATCTCAGCAACAACAGCTTTTCCGGTGAGATACCGGCTTCACTCTGCACCTTGCACAGCCTGACAGACTTGTCGCTGAGCCATAACAAGCTTGGTGGCCAGATTCCACCCCAGATGGGCAGCCTCCGGTCTCTGAATTCTTTGGCTATGGATGACAACATGTTTGTAGGCTCCATTCCGGCATCATTCCTAGGCCTGCAGAAACTATGGTACATGAACCTGTCAAGAAACGGACTTTCTGGTCCACTTCCCACCGGCATCCGCAATGCTCTGCCTTCTTTGGTATCCATGGACCTATCCCACAACCATCTCATAGGCGACATCGATCAATTCTTCAGAAGCTTATCGACAGCAATTAATGATGTCAAGCATTCCAACAATCCTTCACAGATTGTTCTTCCCCAAAAGCTAGAGCACTTGGACCTGTCAGAGAACAGAATCACTGGTGCCCTACCCGACTTCGCGCGAGGCGCAGGGCTGAAGTGGCTTGACATCTCAAGCAACGCCATCGGCGGCCAGATACCGATCTCGATCTCGAAACTGAGCAACCTGGAGAGGCTAGACATATCCAGGAACCGAGTCAGGGGCATCATCCCTGCATCCATGGCAGAGATGGTGCACTTGCAATGGTTGGACTTGTCCAGCAACGCGCTCGTCGGGAGGATACCAGACAACTTCACAAGACTCACAAGTGTGCGACATGCGAGCTTTAGACGCAACAAATTGTGTGGGCAGATACCGCAGGTTAAGCCATTCAATTTGTTCCATGCGGCCGCGTATGCGCACAACCTGTGCCTATGCGGTAAGCCGTTACCCCCGTGCAGGAAGATATGA